In Bubalus kerabau isolate K-KA32 ecotype Philippines breed swamp buffalo chromosome 4, PCC_UOA_SB_1v2, whole genome shotgun sequence, one DNA window encodes the following:
- the LOC129649229 gene encoding cytochrome c oxidase subunit 7C, mitochondrial-like: MLGQSIRRFTTSVVRRSHYEEGPGKNIPFSVENKWRLLAMMTLFFGSGFAAPFFIIRHQLLKK, encoded by the coding sequence ATGTTGGGACAGAGCATCCGGAGGTTCACAACCTCAGTGGTTCGTCGGAGCCACTATGAGGAGGGTCCAGGGAAGAATATACCATTTTCAGTGGAAAACAAGTGGAGATTACTAGCTATGATGACTTTGTTCTTTGGGTCTGGATTTGCTGCACCTTTCTTTATCATCAGACACCAACTGCTTAAAAAGTAA